TAACCAGTTCGCAGACACGGATGCAGTAGCCGACCATCCAATGCTAGGCGCATATAATTCAAAACTAATTTGAACAAATCGGAAAATTTTCATCAAACTGGACCAATTTCATTAAATTTCGGACATAATTTATATGAAAGGCCGATTTTTGATCGCTTAACTAAAAACTAGAAAACAAATCCTAGAACTTGTACCGAACAACCACCTCATACGCGTGGCTGCCCTGCCCTGCCGCACCGTTGTCCCCGTCTGTGCCATCGTCGTTCCTACAACGACGGAAGGGCGATGGTCCGCCGCGGCAGCCTTGTCCGGCCACTCGCTACCGCTCACCTCCTCTTGAGCGGTGCGGAGGGCGGCCATGGCCAATGCCGAGTACGCCCTTAAAGCTCAGGCAGTTGCCCTGCCCCTGCCGGCGTTGGTAGAGCAGTCGCTAAGCGACCGCTCCTCGCAAATATTTGCGAGCTTGCTGTCAAGACGGCGGCGGCGCCTGGCGGCCGTCTCTACGATGGTGATAGAGCGGTCGAGGGCCCACGCGGCGGCAAGGTCTGGGTCATTATGGACCCGTTCCGGGGTCGCATTAGACTTGGCGAATGCGCATCGGCGGGCAGCATGTACCGGTCATACCATGCCTGTTGTCTAACCACGCACTCCTCCTCAGACACAACGATCCTCGAGCCCGAGGGACCGCCGCCTCCAGGGTGGTGGAGGATGCATCATCGCACGTCGGTGATCGCGGGGCAGCAGCTCGTCCTTGACGAACTCCCTGTGGCGATTGTGGCGGGGTGGCAACATGGGCCGGTCAATGTGGCCGTACCGGTTGAGCATCGGCGGTGATGTTGGCTCCTCCTCCATGCGGCATCCAATCTGGACGCCGCGGTTATGCGGGGGGACGCGGGATCCTCCTTGACATGGCGTCTAATTTGGGCTCCTCCTTGACTAGCTGGAGTGGGGTCGCCGGCTCCCGTTTCACGCCGCAGTGCGATGGGGATGGCTGCTCCTCCTTCACAGCACGTGACGACGATGGTGGAGTTGGGCTCATCTGACGAACGATCGCTCCGGCTTGATCTCCATCTAACGGACGATTTCATCCGTCGCTGCGGCCTCCATGAGGAAAAGAAGTCACATGAGTTAAACTTAAGACGCGCGGAGTTGTGCTTGAGTTCAAGGTTGCTAAGCTCGAGTATATTTTATTGCAAAATTGATCAGATATATTATTAAAGTTCACCAGGATGAATTCATGAATGCAAGACATTCAGTACGATGAGTGGATAGATCAGTCCATGTGTACATCTATGAGCAACATATCATACAGAAGATATTGTGTCTATAACAATAGAAAATGAACAGCACGTAGATCAAGTATCCTTTAGTTCATCCCAACTGTGTAAGAATATATATGTCTCACAACAAAATTTATCCATACAGTAATTAAGGGAGAGAAAGCTATGATAATAGTGATAGAGGATATTCATGGAAAGTTAGTTTGGTGGGAAATATGAGCGAGAGATAATGTTCTAATGAACAAGAGGCAAACCATGCCGAATATTTTATACATTTTTTGTTATGCCAAAGAAATACATATAGATTAGTAAAAAAAGATAGACATGGCAAAAGAATTATATCATGATTATAAAaagaaaccagagagagagagagagttttgacAACTTTATAACCATATAAATATAGAGCTCTTTTACGGTACCCGAAATGATTAGCCACCGTTCATTTTTCTTAATCCAACGGACTGTGCGATCAGGTACTCCAGCAGCAGTCCCACGGAGTACTAACCGGGAAAGAGGTGGAGTGCCTCGGTGACAGGGGTAAAAGGGTAATCACCAGTTGTTATAATTATCTCCTGATCCATTTGCCTCTCGTACAGTCCGTTCGTAGCCTGTCTGCTCGCCCCCCGTCTCCACCCCCTCTCCATCTCCCTGTCCGCTCGCCCCTCGTTTCCACCCCTTCTCCATCTCCGGCGGAGGGCGGCGGACGCCTCCGTCTTCTCCAACTCCGGTGGAGGCCGCCTTCTCCAAATCCGGTGAGAGCCACGGCGGACGTATTTGGCGAGGCGCCTCCGCCTTATCCATCTCCGGCGTAGGGCGGCGgacgcctccgccttctccaactCCGGCGAGAGCCTCTCCGGCGGAGGATGCGGCAGCCACCGCGGCCGTATTTGGCGAGGCGcacgcctcctccttctccacctcaggCCCTTTCCTCTCTCTCAACCACGTGGCTGCGCCGACCGGCTGCCGTGCGCCGGAGTTGGCTCCACCCCGCCTTCTCCAATTCCGGCGAGAGCCTCTCCGGCGGCGGATGCGGCAGCCACCGCGGCCGCGGCCGTATTTGGCGAGGCGcacgcctcctccttctccacctcaggCGATTTCCCCTCCCTCAACCACGTGGCTGCGCCGACCGGCTGCCGTGCACCGGAGTTGGCTCCACCCCTCAACCTCCGCTCGTCGTGCAGCTGCTCCATCTAGTTGCGCCGGAGTTGGCTCCACCCCTCAACCTCCGTTCGTCCAGCAGCTGCTCCATCTAGGGGCACCGGAGCATGTAGAAAGGGGATTTTTCTGTCAATATGATGGCTTTTTCGTAAGATCACCCAGCCCTTCTCATTATCTTTGGTAATTGCTTTAGCTTTTCTCTGTATTGGTTATGGATGAAATCAGACAATAGATTATGATGTTGAGTACATGATAGATACCATGTTTTGTCCATTTTTTTGTAGCTCAGTGTCTCTAACAAGTAAGAACTTGCAATGTTTGAAAATATGTTTTCTCCATTATTTAGTAGCTCACTGCAAGGCCAGAAAACAATCCTTCATTTCTTGACGTATTGGATATGCGGGTAGCATATTTGGTCAGTGACCAAACATGAGTAGTAATACAAGATACCGTGTTAACGTTAAGAGACCTATGTATACAAATAATTAAGTGGCACACTAAGTGCCGGATAAATAACATCAAATTGTTGCTTACAAACTGAATTATTAAGAAAATTGTCGCACACCAAGTGTCGGGTAAATAACATCAAATTATTGCTTACAAACCGAATTATTGAGAAAATGGGAAAACGTTGATTTAAGACGAATGTCTATGCGAAAGCCATATCTATTGTGTAGTTCTACTGCTGGTGCTCGTCCTGGACCTCTTTCTTTTTTTGGTAGAAACTTCATCGTCAGGAATTGCCTTTGTCTGGTTGGCTGCTGGTTTTTCCGGAGTAAATTTCTGTCACTGTTGAGTATGTCATGTGCAAGTTGTCTCCTGTACATATCTATATCTTTCTACATACaaatggtgaacagtcaaagataaTCCTGGGATGTACGCCATCTGTATCTAAAGTAATTCCTTAACCAAGGAAGTAATGTACAATGCACCCATGAAATAGTCTAAATATGCGCACCTTTGAAAATGTTTTGGATAGTTTGGATCCCGTCCAAAGCATTATGTACTTGAGAAGGTAGAGTCCACAAGAGCTCCTGCAAGTATGAATTAGGATTGAATTGCCTTGATCGAGTTTACAAATTAAGAACATAGTGATGAACGTGTGTACCCGTCTTTCTGGGTTGGCAGCCCTTTGATTGTCTTCTTGTCCCACGTGGCTACGTTGAAGTCTGGCCAGTTTGTTGGGTTTGGAAGTTGTTTAATTCTTTCTTCAGCCTGCTGGAACCACGCCGTTATCGCTTCCAACTGAAGAGTGTTTGTTGGTAGTCAGTAATGCATATAACCTACAAGTTGCAGTAGTACTAGGAGCACAAAAGGATATTCTCACcgcatgatccagttcatccattgGACCAACAGCAGGGGCTGAATTGAGAATCCGAACTTCTCTTTTAAGCGCATCTAGGGCTGCCAGATACCAGTGTAGTCCAGCGTTCAAGGGTAAAAAAATCTGCATAAACATATATGTTAGAGCAAGGACCAAACAATTCGTAAATAAAATTCAGCAGGTAGTTATTGTGTTGTACCatgtcatgatcaagatatgcaatgaTCCTTGCAATTGAGCGAGACTTGTCAATTTTTGAACTCCTCGCTATAGTGTGATTTTCTATATCTGCAACGAGCTTTTGCACATTAATTGTGCTCTCGACAAAGATTTTTTTGCCATCTCTATAGTGCGATTGATATATATGCCAGCATCAATGGCCTAGTATTGCAAGTGAGCACTGATTAGTGCATATCCCAGTGCAGATGtaataagtgaagcatgaaataCTTACCAAGCAATCCACATATCTGGCATTGTTGTCCGGCAACTTATTGGCTGTTAGGGAATGCAGGGATGATTTGTTTAGTGTTATATCACCAATTTGGGCCAAAGGCGTTGTATCATCTTGTCTGTTTACCCATTGTAGTGTTTCTTTCAGACCTGCAATTAGTAGGTGGATTTATCTATGTTATAAAGAAAGCACAATGGTATACAACTACATGACAGGCAACGATGTGTGCGACATACCACGAAGTTGCCTCTTTTCATGGTCATAGTATGAATACTCGTCTTCTTTATTGGTTTTTGATTTCCTGTTTGACCGACGCACCGTCCCTTTGGCATTACTGTTTGTGTCACCCTCATCACCTATATTAGTGCCTGAAAGCCCTTGCTGCCGCTTGGCAGGTGTCTCGCTGTCATGTTCACGAGATTCTCTTTGCTCTTCATCATGTTCAGATTCTCCTTCCTCTTCATCATGTTCAGATTCTCCTTCCTCTTGTCTTTTGTGTTGTCCCTTGTGCCATGTGCACTTGTCACCCTTCTTACAAAAAGGCTTGTACATAAAGGAGAATGGGAGTTTAACAGGCAGTAAGACACACAAACAGATAAGTAAACTATCTTTTAAATTACCTCAATTTCTTCATCTGATATGTCAGGAAGAACAAACTTATTAGCCTGCATGGGAAATAAGTGGTGCTTGCTATCACACATCATTTGGCAACATAAAATTGTGCATTAGTGAATAAGACTTTACCTCCAAACACTTGACAACACAAAGCAGGGTTCTGTTGGTCAGGCTTGTGTTGTGTTCAATGTCAGCCAGACCATCAACAAGTGGCTTGAAGTACTTGTATTCGTCTATGTACTCTTTCTCCATGACTTTATTCTCTATTACTTGCACAGTTCTATGAATTTGTTGCAACGTTCGGCCATGCATATATAAGGATGAATATAGTTAGAATATGTTTTGTAGTATGAAATGCAGTAAATATGGTTCTGATTGCGCGTACTTCATTGCTAGCATACACTGGTCTGTGTAGAACGTACTCCACGTCACTCATGAGGTGCTCAAtaatctattttgaataatatgagATGAATAGTTAGTACATGATAGTAAAGAAAGTAAAACTCAATTATGTGGCACGATCATGTACACAATCCTTTACTTACATCTCCCTCGGCAAAGTTGGCATGTTCCCtctttgccaccttctccttgtcCCATGATTGTATCAAAGGCTTCTGTCGAGGAAAGTAATCTATATCTATATTGTGCTTAACTTTGTTCACATAAAATTTCTCCCAGTACCACACCTGCATTGCAACATAGTGAAAATAAATGAGACGCAAAACCATAGCTCAAGTACATTGTTACGCAGAAATAAATAGTCATTACGTATTACCTGTAAGAGAGCGAGGTTGCCAGCAAGATTTGTTTGCTTATTGTTCTTGTACTGCTTCAAGCTCGCAATCAGGTGATCAAGTGTGAGGGTTGCCCAATTTATCTTACTTACATCACCATCGTCCAACATAAGGTTCAAATATTCTGAACTGACTTGTGACTTTGTACTTGGACATAGCAGTCGACAAATTACACACAAAGCAATTCTCCTCAAGAAGTGTTCGTCCGTAGATCCTTTGCTTTCTCTTATTTGTTGCACTAGGCCCTTGTAGGTGATTGCTTGCTCTTTTGGGTCTACGTATAATCTGAACAGTTGGGCTTGTTTCTGTTTTCTTTCGAACTCAAGCTTCTTGTCTGCATACCTAAGTTTAATATCAAGGATCCCCCCTGCCGAAGGCAGATCCATGATATTAACTACATCTTCCAGATGTATCTTTAACTGTTTGTTGTTCACAATAAATGCCTCAACTTCCGGATCGAAAGTATCAGCTAGTTTTTTACTGTTTGGCGACGAATTTGAATATCACGTAGATGTAGTAACCCCTGCAGACTAGATTCTGTAACCTTTTTCCTCTGATTATCATCGCAAACAATCCAAAGAAGGTCATAAATAGCACCTTGACAGCAGGCCACTGTTTTCTGTACGTAAATATCATACTAATTAGATAAATTGATGAAAGATCAAGAGAGGCTTTGTACTGTCAAGTTATTATTATGTGTGTTGTTCCAATTAAAAAATGCATACCTTCTTCTCTCTAGTCGTTGTCGCTTTGTTTATAGAAGGTTTATTTACAGAAGCCATGGCGGGTGATGCATCCTAACATTAGAAGATGACAAAAATTAGAAATTCCGTATCGTTCTACATTTTATTTTTCGGCATATATTAGTACATACTTGTGCTTTCTGCAGCTTGGGTGTGGTAGGAGTCTTTGAACCGGTAATCCCACTTTTCTTACTGGAAGAATTTGTGGTAGGTGATGCTTGCTGATGAAAGGCACAACAACATAGGTACATGTCATTCATatgggaaaaattaaaaaaaaggagtCAAATCTATGTTTGTATTCCACCCTACTAGGCCTAACAAAGTTTTGGTTGATGACGATTATTGGAGGCAAAAAGAAGCCAGATTCTTCTCTATACATGATAGATCTACCGAACATGGGGCCTAAGCCAAACTAACAAACAGTAGGAAATAATCTAACTTGAGAAATATATCTAAGAGATTGAAACTTGGTAATAGATAACTCGGGATACTCATCTCTTTAAGATAGCATAAATTAAGTAGAGTTTTCCAAACAATTATCTGAAACAAAAAAAGATTCTAGGTCCGTAATGTACCCTTGTGCTATTCCCTATGCAATATCGAGATGCACACGTCCTATGGAAAAGTTTGTGTGATGATGTTTGCGTAACCTGAACCTTGCTTCTTCCTTCAGGATATGGCGAAGCTGGCGATGCTTTAGGTTGTGCCGATGCCATCGAAGCTTTTCTTGACATAGGGAAATAGCATGGTTCTTCTGCCATCAAAGCAATGTaacacgacggcgatggcggcggcggatgAATACGAGCGCAAGGGTTTTCTATGGGCGTGTGTATATATAGATGTTTTTTTTGAAGAACACAATCTGCAACCATATATATCTTCTTGTTGTTACGAATGGTAAAAGAAAACTAATCTACTTCATATATATCGTCTTGTTGTTACGAATGGTAAAAGAAAACTAATCTACTTCTAAAGGATACTTGGTATAAATCTATAAAAATGGACACCTTTTATTGTGACAAACTTTGGATGTATTCTTTTTTTAGTACAACTTTGGATGTATTCAGCATGGCACGGCAATACAAAGAACACAGAATTAATAAAAATGGGATCCATCAACGTGACCTAAATTTTTTCATACATCCATCAACCTGACCCAAAAAATTTCCAGACACTGGAGTCATCATGGCAAGCAGGCACGCCAAGTTTCGGTGATATCTGACATTCTATGCATTTTGTAGGATTTTCCCGATAAAAAACCCCTAAAATACTGGCCGctcgtgacgcaacgtgcgtttggtGTCCGAATTCATTCATATTTTGCAGCAGGTCCTACGACGTGCATGCCCACCCGCTGCCAAAATTGCGTTTTGTTTCATGCATGCCAGCAAGTACACCATGTTCAACTGGGACCGTTCGGGTAGGCCGGTAAAGGCAATTCTAGAAGCACTATTGCCCACATCCATCAACCTGACCCNNNNNNNNNNNNNNNNNNNNNNNNNNNNNNNNNNNNNNNNNNNNNNNNNNNNNNNNNNNNNNNNNNNNNNNNNNNNNNNNNNNNNNNNNNNNNNNNNNNNNNNNNNNNNNNNNNNNNNNNNNNNNNNNNNNNNNNNNNNNNNNNNNNNNNNNNNNNNNNNNNNNNNNNNNNNNNNNNNNNNNNNNNNNNNNNNNNNNNNNNNNNNNNNNNNNNNNNNNNNNNNNNNNNNNNNNNNNNNNNNNNNNNNNNNNNNNNNNNNNNNNNNNNNNNNNNNNNNNNNNNNNNNNNNNNNNNNNNNNNNNNNNNNNNNNNNNNNNNNNNNNNNNNNNNNNNNNNNNNNNNNNNNNNNNNNNNNNNNNNNNNNNNNNNNNNNNNNNNNNNNNNNNNNNNNNNNNNNNNNNNNNNNNNNNNNNNNNNNNNNNNNNNNNNNNNNNNNNNNNNNNNNNNNNNNNNNNNNNNNNNNNNNNNNNNNNNNNNNNNNNNNNNNNNNNNNNNNNNNNNNNNNNNNNNNNNNNNNNNNNNNNNNNNNNNNNNNNNNNNNNNNNNNNNNNNNNNNNNNNNNNNNNNNNNNNNNNNNNNNNNNNNNNNNNNNNNNNNNNNNNNNNNNNNNNNNNNNNNNNNNNNNNNNNNNNNNNNNNNNNNNNNNNNNNNNNNNNNNNNNNNNNNNNNNNNNNNNNNNNNNNNNNNNNNNNNNNNNNNNNNTGTTCAACCGGGACCGTTCGGGTAGACCGGTAAAGACAATTCTACAAGCACTTTTTCCCACATCCATCAACCTGATCCAATTTTTTTCCAGACACTGGAGTCGTCATGGCAAGTAGGCATGCCAAGTTTCGGTGATATCTGACATCctatgcattttgtaacattttccCGATGAAAAACCCCTAAAATACTGGCCGgtcgtgacgcaacgtgcgtttgatGTGCGAATTCGTTCATATTTTGCAGCAGAGCATACGACGTACATTCCCACCCGCTGCCAAAATTACGTTTCGTTTCGTGCATGTCAGCAAGTACACCATGTTCAACCGGAACCGTTCGGATAGACCGGTAAAGGCAATTCTAGAAGCACTTTTGCCCACATCCATGACATTCTATGCAGAACCAAAAAAGACTTATTTGATAGGTCTAGGTTGCACGCTAGACTCATGCACCATTTTTCACTAAAATAACGAGTGTAATGCACAATTTATTCTATCTTCTCCCCCCGAATAAATCTCAGGTACAAACAGACGAGGACCGCTAACATGGCCGCCTCCTCGTAAAAATCGGATCTACCAAACAGATCGTCGGATATCTCGTAATTTGCATTTTTCGTGCATCGTCCAACTCTCGATGGCGCCAGGCACGAACCAATCCGCGGTTCATCTACTACTTGCTGGTGTACATTCATCAAGCGGCGGTGCATCTGCATATATCGTCTTCCGTCTCGACCAATCATCTTGCCTGCCCCGCTCATAAATAGCAGCACATACAAACTCTAACCATGCATAACCCTCAACACTTGAAGCTGATTTTTAGACTAAACACAAATTTGTGCTTACAATTCATTAAATAACCTGGAGCCAGTACATAGCAAAACAAACCGAGCAGATATGAAAAAAATCAATAGTCGTCAAGTATCACGACCAAAGTGATAAGTGTCTGCAAGCAAACTAAACAAGGTTCAACGATAGCCATGGATGATAACAAAACATAAACTCTGTCACGCCAACAGATTTAACAGGTCCATAAAAATGTCTACTGCCAACATAGTTCTCGATCTTCTTGGGGCTCAGTTGGTTGATGTGACCACACTTGTGCCAGCTGAAATAACTTCGGTGCACGCGTGTATACCATCTGCCTGCATATAAGTTAAAACATGATATTGTATGACATATAAAAAAGAAAAACATACTTCAAACCCAAATCCATAAAAAGGCCATGAACATCAACTTACATTTGGTACTGTGCTTCTATCAATTTTATTTCCCTAAATCTGGACATTTCCGCCTGTCATGTTCGGAACTTTTACATTGGCCGCAGCTTCTAGTTCTCTTCTTCCGCCTGTTTGTTTCCCTCAACGTCTCGTGAAATGGCTTCATTCTCTTCTTGCATGGAGCACCTTTTGTGTCGACTATTTTTGGATCAAGGACTCTCTCCGCTGAAGCTTGGCTTGCGGCAGAGTAGTGAGAGGGTATAGGACCAAATGTTGTCTCCTCGGTGTTATCATCATTCTCGATGGGCCCATCGATGATACTTTGGAGATAATCTTTCACCTGCTGCGAACGCTCCCCGCTTTTTGATACTTTGAATAGGGCCATACTAGCTATGTTTCTCAGTTCACGGTAACGACTCATCTTTTCTGACCACACATGTGTATTTGCATTTCTCACTGACATGAATGCAGCCTTGGCTTCCATTGTCAACCTTTTGTTAACACAACATGGAGGAATGGTCGCTGCCCCTACAAAAACCAGAACAGCAAAAATGTGCGCGCAAGGGATGGCTTCACACTCCATCTTACGGCAAGGACAAAAGGCACCATTCATCAACGAACCATCAAAAGAACACTCTACAGAGAACAGACGTCTGCTCCCTCCTTCCGCTCCATCTTTTAACACTACTTCATACCTGACCAAGTCATTTACTGTTGTTTGCTCTTGAATCACCCATGCACATGATCTCCGGATACAATCTCTTACCATCTTGAAAATTTTTGCTGTATAAATACGAGCAGCATTTATCTCCAACAGACAAGCATCTATTCTAGTGAAAGGAACTGACTGCGAACATATTGCATCCAACTCGGCCTCGTTCCTCCGCATACGTGATATGCAGTGCTCAGTGTGCTCCACCACATCAACCAACGACATTTTCCGGTCCAGATGATTGTGGAGCCTAGAGTTCAGACTCTCACTATGCTGGTTGCTCTGCATACCCAAGAAATATCGTCCCTTGGTATAAGCTGCGGCCAACTTTTTCCTAAGTTTGTACATTCTGGACATCCATTCATTCTCCTCTTCGATCTCATAATTCGCCTTGAACTCAGCCCATGATTTCTCAAACTGGTAAACTCCCATTCGACAGTATATGAGTTttttgaagtcatcaagcattggATTACGCAGGTGGCGTATCATGTTCTGCTCAATGTGCCAACTGCATAGCCGATGGTCTGTCCTTGGCAAAATCTTCCTAATTGCTTTTCTCATTGCCGAGTCTCCATCTGTGATAACAGATATGGGCTCCTTATGACCCATCGCCTCTACAAAGGTCTGAAGTAGCCACTCGTATGACTTGTGGGTCTCATCTGAAACAACACCAATCCCGAAAACAACAGTACTACGATGATGGTTCAGTCCAACAAATGCAACAAAAGGGAGATTGTAGCGGTTGACCCGATAAGTGCTGTCAAACACAACTACATCGCCGAATGCTTCATAATCAATCTGAGACTGTGAATCTGCCCAGAATAAATTTCGAAGATGTCCTTCATCATCTGTGGTGTATTTGAAGAAAAACTCAGCATCTCGTTCTTCCTGTACTCTCATATGGTTCAGCACAAAGTCAGCATCCCTGCCTAAGATTCTTTTTTTCTTGTACTTGGCGAAGAAATTGTAGAGGTCTCGACAAATATACCCAACATGAGGATAGCCGCCGTTTTGTTTCTTTGCCACATTCATGATTTGGAACGTACGGAGACCACCAAGTCTGTATTCCACTGCATCAGCCTTGTGAGCATCGTTCATCCGACGGTGAGACCGTAGAAAAGCAGATTGGTCCGGGTCGGCTAGCGGGTGGTTATGGACATCAACAAACTTCTTAACAAACCACTGACCCCTGCCTGCATCATGTTGGATCTCAAGCATAGCTTTGCAACCACAATGGGTCAGCGCCCGTGGCTCCCTTTTTTGGTCAGTCGCTTGAAAGTACTTCTCCAGTCGGTGCCCTTCTTTAGAGCAGCAGAAACGTCTTGCTTTCACCTCTCTGGTGCCCTTCACGTACTCCTTGTCATCCAATCTGACACTAAAACCTTTTGCTCTTGCATATCTGTTGTAGTGCTCGTAACCTTGCTTCTCGCTTGCAAACATCTGACTAACCATCATGTGATATTCTTCTATCTCCTCCAAGCTAGCACTATGACCATCCATCCTCCAAACCTGCCATTATTAAAGCATCATACTTAGCGCATTTATTCTATCGATGTCATATAAACTGTCTGAATTTAGGTGATTCTTCAGATAAACAGAAAATTTAAACAGAAAACTAACACAAATTCTAGAGGAATTATAACATGTCTTCTATATACATTGCAACATTcattatatacaaaatctgaaggaTAGGTTGTGTTGTACCAGTGTCACCCTTTATGACATTCTAGTTTATCTGACGCAAATTGAAGGTGATCCATGATTTCAACTAATACGAATGACACTGTATAACTGTATACTCTGATAAAGATCAATTTATGGGTCATGTATCCATACAGATTGCAAGATATGGCTGGAGAAAAACGGGCGACGAACCTGTTCTCTAATTATCCGGCAGGCGATTGTCTGGCAGGTGGCGGCACAGCCTAAAATTATGCGGCGTGTGGGCGCGTCGGCAGGTGGTGGCGGCAGGAACCACTGGAGGGCTGGCGAGGGCAGGACTCGGGTGGCGGGGTCGAAGAACGTCGACCTGGACGGCAAACGGCGGTGGTGCGCGCTGGTGTCGGACGGAGGCGCTCGGGATGTCGGACGGCCGCACTCTCTGGGTCGGACGGGGGTGTG
This portion of the Triticum dicoccoides isolate Atlit2015 ecotype Zavitan chromosome 7A, WEW_v2.0, whole genome shotgun sequence genome encodes:
- the LOC119333941 gene encoding ubiquitin-like-specific protease ESD4, giving the protein MFMQIFLPLNAGLHWYLAALDALKREVRILNSAPAVGPMDELDHALEAITAWFQQAEERIKQLPNPTNWPDFNVATWDKKTIKGLPTQKDGSSCGLYLLKYIMLWTGSKLSKTFSKKDIDMYRRQLAHDILNSDRNLLRKNQQPTRQRQFLTMKFLPKKERGPGRAPAVELHNRYGFRIDIRLKSTFSHFLNNSVCKQ
- the LOC119333942 gene encoding uncharacterized protein LOC119333942 is translated as MLDDGDVSKINWATLTLDHLIASLKQYKNNKQTNLAGNLALLQVWYWEKFYVNKVKHNIDIDYFPRQKPLIQSWDKEKVAKREHANFAEGDIIEHLMSDVETVQVIENKVMEKEYIDEYKYFKPLVDGLADIEHNTSLTNRTLLCVVKCLEANKFVLPDISDEEIEPFCKKGDKCTWHKGQHKRQEEGESEHDEEEGESEHDEEQRESREHDSETPAKRQQGLSGTNIGDEGDTNSNAKGTVRRSNRKSKTNKEDEYSYYDHEKRQLRGLKETLQWVNRQDDTTPLAQIGDITLNKSSLHSLTANKLPDNNARYVDCLVSISCFTYYICTGICTNQCSLAILGH
- the LOC119329711 gene encoding protein FAR1-RELATED SEQUENCE 5-like translates to MDGHSASLEEIEEYHMMVSQMFASEKQGYEHYNRYARAKGFSVRLDDKEYVKGTREVKARRFCCSKEGHRLEKYFQATDQKREPRALTHCGCKAMLEIQHDAGRGQWFVKKFVDVHNHPLADPDQSAFLRSHRRMNDAHKADAVEYRLGGLRTFQIMNVAKKQNGGYPHVGYICRDLYNFFAKYKKKRILGRDADFVLNHMRVQEERDAEFFFKYTTDDEGHLRNLFWADSQSQIDYEAFGDVVVFDSTYRVNRYNLPFVAFVGLNHHRSTVVFGIGVVSDETHKSYEWLLQTFVEAMGHKEPISVITDGDSAMRKAIRKILPRTDHRLCSWHIEQNMIRHLRNPMLDDFKKLIYCRMGVYQFEKSWAEFKANYEIEEENEWMSRMYKLRKKLAAAYTKGRYFLGMQSNQHSESLNSRLHNHLDRKMSLVDVVEHTEHCISRMRRNEAELDAICSQSVPFTRIDACLLEINAARIYTAKIFKMVRDCIRRSCAWVIQEQTTVNDLVRYEVVLKDGAEGGSRRLFSVECSFDGSLMNGAFCPCRKMECEAIPCAHIFAVLVFVGAATIPPCCVNKRLTMEAKAAFMSVRNANTHVWSEKMSRYRELRNIASMALFKVSKSGERSQQVKDYLQSIIDGPIENDDNTEETTFGPIPSHYSAASQASAERVLDPKIVDTKGAPCKKRMKPFHETLRETNRRKKRTRSCGQCKSSEHDRRKCPDLGK